The following coding sequences are from one Gossypium raimondii isolate GPD5lz chromosome 4, ASM2569854v1, whole genome shotgun sequence window:
- the LOC105784997 gene encoding tetrahydroberberine oxidase-like codes for MKFLQFSVLPFLMVILSVSGANLARHPHRDFLRCLSLRIANSSTITYTQNNPSYSSVLNASIHNSRFSTPTTPKPYAIITPLKTSHVQSTIYCSKNHGFQLRIRSGGHDVEGVSYVSQVPFVILDLVNFRDVKVDTKNEVAWVQSGATTGELYYGIASKTQTLGFPAGICHTIGIGGHLSGGGFGILGRKYGLAADHIIDAKMIDANGRVFHRKSMGEDLFWAIRGGGGNTFGVVVAWKIKLVAVPPVVTVFTVNKNLEQNATKIFHRWQNIAHKLPKDLFTSVWVMKVNSSQVGKKTVQASFKGMFLGRIDVLIPLIQYSFPELGLARENCTEMSWVQSVLYYGALPIEPVEILLNRSALPRLSLKAKTDYIREPMSETGIEGFMNMFLEEGTDFAITMIEAFGGKMDEIRESEIPFPHRSGILFESVYIVQWANEEDAGLCINWMRRLYSYMSSYASKSLRGAYYNYKDLDLGTNNINGYTSYEQASVWGLKYFRNNFKRLVRIKTMIDPMNFFSNEQSIPPLLSP; via the coding sequence ATGAAGTTCCTTCAATTTTCTGTGCTTCCATTTCTTATGGTGATATTGTCAGTGAGTGGGGCAAATTTAGCTCGTCATCCTCATCGGGATTTCCTTCGTTGCCTTTCTCTTCGTATAGCAAACTCTTCTACCATTACTTACACCCAAAATAATCCCTCCTATTCATCGGTTTTGAATGCTTCTATTCATAATTCCAGGTTCTCTACACCAACCACCCCTAAACCCTATGCCATTATTACACCACTCAAAACATCCCATGTCCAATCAACAATTTATTGTTCCAAAAACCATGGCTTCCAACTTAGGATTCGAAGTGGTGGTCATGATGTTGAGGGTGTTTCTTATGTTTCTCAGGTTCCATTTGTCATCCTTGATTTGGTCAACTTTCGAGATGTCAAAGTTGACACAAAAAATGAAGTTGCCTGGGTTCAATCTGGTGCAACTACAGGTGAATTATATTATGGGATTGCTTCGAAGACACAGACGCTCGGCTTTCCTGCTGGTATTTGCCACACTATAGGCATTGGTGGGCATTTAAGTGGGGGTGGATTTGGCATATTGGGCCGCAAATATGGTCTTGCTGCTGACCATATAATTGATGCTAAAATGATTGATGCTAATGGAAGGGTCTTTCATCGAAAATCCATGGGTGAAGATTTGTTTTGGGCTATCCGAGGAGGTGGAGGAAATACCTTTGGAGTTGTTGTTGCTTGGAAAATAAAGTTAGTCGCTGTTCCACCTGTTGTAACTGTGTTTACAGTTAACAAGAACTTGGAACAAAATGCAACCAAAATCTTCCATCGATGGCAAAACATTGCTCACAAGTTACCCAAGGATTTATTTACGTCTGTTTGGGTAATGAAGGTGAATTCCAGTCAAGTAGGGAAGAAAACAGTTCAAGCTTCTTTTAAAGGCATGTTTCTTGGTAGGATTGATGTGTTGATTCCATTGATCCAATACTCGTTTCCAGAGCTAGGACTTGCCAGAGAGAATTGTACCGAAATGAGTTGGGTTCAATCTGTTCTTTACTATGGAGCACTTCCAATTGAACCTGTGGAGATTTTGCTTAATAGAAGTGCTCTTCCAAGATTAAGTCTCAAAGCCAAAACGGACTACATCAGGGAACCGATGTCCGAAACTGGAATCGAAGGGTTCATGAACATGTTTCTTGAGGAAGGAACTGACTTTGCTATAACGATGATAGAGGCTTTCGGAGGCAAAATGGATGAAATCCGGGAAAGTGAAATACCTTTCCCACATAGATCAGGCATCTTGTTCGAATCCGTTTACATTGTACAATGGGCAAATGAAGAAGATGCAGGACTGTGCATAAATTGGATGCGAAGACTTTACAGTTATATGTCCAGTTATGCTTCGAAATCTCTGAGAGGAGCATATTATAATTACAAGGATCTAGATCTTGGAACTAACAACATTAATGGTTACACAAGTTACGAACAAGCCAGCGTTTGGGGTCTTAAATATTTCAGGAACAACTTCAAAAGATTGGTGAGAATAAAGACCATGATTGATCCAATGAATTTCTTTAGTAATGAGCAAAGTATCCCTCCTCTTTTGTCTCCATGA
- the LOC105780951 gene encoding tetrahydroberberine oxidase — translation MKFLQLSVLPFLIVTLSLNGATLAHSYGDFLHCLSLRISNSSTISKVIYTQNNPSYSSVLNASIHNARFSTPTTPKPYAIITPRKTSHVQSTIYCSKNHGFQLRIRSGGHDVEGVSYVAQVPFVILDLVNFRDVNVDTKNEVAWVQSGATTGELYYGIASKTQTLGFPAGICHTIGIGGHLSGGGFGVLGRKYGLAVDHVIDAKLVDANGRVLRRKSMGEDLFWAIRGGGGNTFGVVLAWKVKLVPVPPVVTVFTVNKNLEQNATKIFHRWQYIAHKLPKDLFTTVWVMKVNSSQVGKKTVQASFRGMLLGGVDELIPLIQNEFPELGLAKENCTQMSWVQSILYFGGLPIQPVDILLNRHALPVSSVKEKTDFVREPMSETGIEGFMNMFLEEEADFAITMIEAFGGRMDEIRENELPYPHRAGILFESTYIVQWTNEADAGTYINWIRRLYSYMASYASKSPREAYYNYKDLDLGTNNIIGYTSYEQASVWGLKYFKNNFKRLVQVKTKVDPMNFFRNEQSIPPL, via the coding sequence ATGAAGTTCCTTCAACTTTCTGTGCTTCCATTTCTTATTGTCACATTGTCATTGAATGGGGCAACTTTAGCTCATTCTTATGGAGATTTCCTTCATTGCCTTTCTCTTCGTATATCAAACTCTTCTACCATTTCTAAAGTTATTTACACCCAAAATAATCCCTCCTATTCATCGGTTTTGAATGCTTCTATTCATAATGCTAGGTTCTCTACACCAACCACCCCTAAACCCTATGCCATTATTACACCACGCAAAACATCCCATGTCCAATCAACAATTTATTGTTCCAAAAACCATGGCTTCCAACTTAGGATTCGAAGTGGTGGTCATGATGTTGAGGGTGTTTCTTATGTTGCTCAAGTTCCATTTGTCATCCTTGATTTGGTCAACTTTCGAGATGTTAATGTTGACACAAAAAATGAAGTTGCCTGGGTTCAATCTGGTGCAACTACAGGTGAATTATATTATGGGATTGCTTCGAAGACACAGACGCTCGGCTTTCCTGCTGGAATTTGCCACACTATAGGCATTGGTGGGCATTTAAGTGGGGGTGGATTTGGCGTATTGGGCCGTAAATATGGTCTTGCTGTTGATCATGTAATTGATGCTAAATTGGTTGATGCTAATGGAAGGGTTCTTCGTCGAAAATCCATGGGTGAAGATTTGTTTTGGGCTATCCGAGGAGGTGGAGGGAATACCTTTGGGGTTGTTCTTGCTTGGAAAGTAAAGTTAGTCCCTGTTCCACCGGTTGTAACTGTGTTTACAGTTAACAAGAACCTGGAACAAAATGCAACCAAAATCTTCCATCGATGGCAATACATTGCTCACAAGTTACCCAAGGATTTATTTACGACTGTTTGGGTAATGAAGGTGAATTCCAGTCAAGTAGGGAAGAAAACAGTTCAAGCTAGTTTTAGGGGCATGTTACTTGGTGGGGTTGATGAGTTGATTCCATTGATCCAAAACGAGTTTCCAGAGCTAGGACTTGCCAAAGAGAATTGTACCCAAATGAGTTGGGTTCAATCTATTCTTTACTTTGGAGGACTTCCAATTCAACCCGTGGATATTTTGCTTAATAGACATGCTCTTCCAGTATCTAGCGTCAAAGAAAAAACGGACTTCGTCAGGGAACCGATGTCTGAAACTGGAATCGAAGGGTTCATGAACATGTTTCTTGAGGAAGAAGCTGACTTTGCTATAACGATGATAGAGGCTTTCGGAGGCAGAATGGATGAAATCCGGGAAAATGAATTACCTTACCCACATAGAGCAGGCATCTTGTTCGAATCCACTTACATTGTCCAATGGACAAATGAAGCAGATGCGGGAACGTACATAAACTGGATCCGAAGACTCTACAGTTATATGGCCAGTTATGCTTCCAAGTCTCCGAGAGAAGCATATTATAATTACAAGGATCTAGATCTTGGAACTAACAACATTATTGGTTACACAAGTTACGAACAAGCTAGCGTTTGGGGTCTTAAATATTTCAAGAATAACTTCAAAAGATTGGTGCAAGTAAAGACCAAGGTTGATCCAATGAATTTCTTTAGAAACGAGCAAAGTATCCCTCCGCTTTGA